From a region of the Octopus sinensis linkage group LG18, ASM634580v1, whole genome shotgun sequence genome:
- the LOC118766884 gene encoding UPF0389 protein CG9231-like: MSSSSLFCCRFLRLSHYLRCSNSFVGNRFKSLLQFTPGIRTSSQLQGTPANLKRATNFDKRILVWHKKYKSVEDVPEYISISVINKAKDLSRVYVSLCMVAVTIVLCIIVMYSGRQAAKRGEGVSKTNMEWHRQYNKEKNGDDTKN; this comes from the coding sequence ATGTCTTCATCATCTCTGTTTTGTTGTCGGTTCCTTCGGCTGTCACATTATCTTCGATGCTCTAATTCTTTCGTCGGCAATCGCTTCAAGTCATTATTGCAATTCACTCCTGGGATCCGTACTTCTTCACAACTTCAAGGAACTCCTGCCAACCTTAAGAGAGCAACTAATTTTGATAAACGCATTTTGGTTTGGCATAAGAAATATAAATCTGTTGAAGATGTCCCCGAATACATTTCGATATCAGTGATCAACAAAGCCAAAGACTTGAGCCGTGTCTATGTCAGCCTCTGCATGGTTGCTGTCACCATTGTCCTTTGCATCATTGTGATGTACAGCGGGAGACAGGCTGCAAAACGGGGTGAAGGAGTGTCAAAGACCAACATGGAGTGGCACCGccaatataataaagaaaagaatggagaTGACACCAAGAACTAA